ATTATAAAAAATTATTTTATCATCCTGCCGTTCGAATTTTTCTTTAACAGCATCCCAGTCTGCTTTGCAATTATCATAATCAAAAGCACATATATGAAGGGTTTTTCCTTTGGCAACTTCAGAAGGGAAGCTAGTAGTAAATAATCTATGCAATGTTGTCGCACAAGTAATATGACTGACGCCCAAAATAAAAAAATTATTAATCTCACTACAATTATTCACTCCAATCATATCTTGAAACACTATATTCTTTTCGTGACAATTATAAAAATTAAGCAAGCCTTGTAGGTTTCTTTGTAGAAAAATTTTAATAAACTCATCTCTCGTCTGCTCGTTCATAACATTGTCCTGGTTGAGACGTCTGTTGGCATCAGACCATAGCTCATTTAAATCTTTTTTATAATCATCAAAGCCATATTCTGGCAGGGAATGGTAAAAATGCTTAACATTTTTAAATCCCGCCCGCTCATAGGTTCTTGTGTAATTTAATGTTAGAATAAAATCATCTTTGCTAACCTTCTCCAGCCATGAAATCCTGTCTTGAAAAATATCAGCACAACTTTTTTTAATATCATCTTGGTCAAAATAATAAATAATATAATTAAAATACCATGCCAATAATTTATACCTATCATCATTTAATGCGCGATTATCAAATAAAAATTTATCTATTGATGATTGTGACTCAACGAATTTTTCTACAACCTCATTAAATTTTTTTCTTTGAACACTAGCACTTAATAAAGTTGTAATGCCCAAATCCGTCCCACCTGAATGACTATTATACCATAAAGCATTTGAATTGCTATAATCCATGTTAGACGGGCTTAACAAATATAAAAATGTCGGATTATCCCTCAACCTATGCAAAATTTTTGCTGCTTTGTTTGTATTGCTCGACATAATGTCGGCTATCTCAGATTGAAGCAAATTTGAATCCGCGCCCGCGCCCGTAATAAGAAGTTTTCTCATCATTTCCCTATGAAATGATTCTTTTCTAAATTCAACTATTTGTCATTATTCTCCGCCGTCAAAAATAACGCCCGGGTTCATGATGTTGTTCGGGTCGAGGAGGTTTTTAATGTCGCGGCTGATGCCCTGCACCAGCGGCGATTGGTAACGCCGCCAGGCCGCGACCTTTTCTCGGCCAATGCCATGTTCGGCGGAAAAACTGCCCCCCATGCCCACCACCGCGTCATACACCGCGTCGTGAATCGCGGGAATGGATTTCACCCAATCGGCCGCCGCCATATTTTTTGGGCATAAAAAATGGTAATGCAAATTGCCGTCGCCCACATGACCAAACACAAATGGTATCGCGCCGGCAACGATTTTTTCCACCGCGTCATTTATCGCCGCCGCGCCGCCACCCGCCCAACCCGACAGCGGCAGGGCAATATCATGCCGCGCCACCGGCGGGGGTTTTTTATTGCCGGCATTATTTTCATTGGCTGTTGTCGCGTTAAGCGACCAAACAATTTCTTCCCGCACCGCCCACAGGGCGCGGGCCTCGTTTTCATTATGGGCAATGGCGATGATATTATCCGCCGCCATGTCGCGCGCCAGCATGTCGGTGATGATGGCGTCATTGTTATGGTCAAAAAAATTATCAATTTCAAACAACAAATAAAATGGTGCTTGGTTTTTTTTATCAGCAAAAAATGACGGGATTTTTTTGCCCCGCGCCACCAACAGGGCGCGACCAACATCGGGTATCAATTCAAAACCGGTCAGCAACGGCCCAAATATATGTTGATAACGATGATACACATCAACCGCCCCCGCCACATCGCGGCAGGGCAATAACCCAACCACGCGGCGCGGCGCGCGCGGCACCAGGGCAAGGTTGGCGGCAAGAATAAAACCCAGCGTCCCCTCGGCCGCCAAAAACAATTGCTTCAAGTCATAACCGCTGTTGTCTTTGCGCGTTGCGGTCATTTGCGACAGCACCGCGCCATTGGCCAACATCACCGACAGGCCGAGCAGATGTTGCCGCGCCATGCCGTAACGAAACACATTGTAACCGCCAGCATTTGTCGACAACACGCCGCCAATTTGGCACGACCCCGCCGACCCCAGGGCGACCGGAAAAACCCGGCCAATTTTTCCCGCCGCCTGGTGAATATTATCCAGCACCACACCGCTTTCGGCCATCAGCGAATTGTTTTTTTCATCGACCATGATTTTGTTAAAATGCTTCATGCAAACCACAATCACTGCGCGATGGGCCGCGCCAAAATTATTTGATACATCATCAGGCGAATCGACCAAAGCCCCCTGCGACCGGCCGGTGTTGCCACCCATCGGCACCAGCTGGTATTTTTGCTGGTTGGCATAAACCACCAAGGATTTTAAACTTGCCACATCGCGCGGGAAAACCACCGCGGTCGCCGCGCCGCGCCGGCCGTAAGAATCGGTAAGGTAAGGCGTCGCCGCATCCGCCGCGCCGCCCAGCACATTGCCCGCGCCCAATATGGTTTGTAATTCTTTTATCAAATTTTCCGCCATGGTTGCTTTATAATTTTCTATAGGATTATATTATTTATGTCGCATTAAAATTATTTTTTGTTTCGCGCAGGGTTTTAAAATCGGCCACATTATTCATTTGCAAAAATGGGTTGGTGGCTTGCTCGATGCTTAACCTGGTCGGCACGGTTGGTTTTTTTGCGCGGCGTAATTTTTTTATGTCGTCGATACGCGTGGCCAACATGGGCGATGCCGCATCACCCCAAAACCACTTGGCGAAGGCAATGTTGGCCGCGCTATATTCATGCGCCATGAACAGCAAGGTTGCCGGCGGCAGGGCGTTTATTTTTTGCAACGATTCATGGGCCGTGGCGAAATCGCCCTCGAACAAAAAACCACAACCCAGCGAGAAAATAACATCGCCGCAAAACAACCAAGCTTCCTCTGCCACGTAAAAACCAACATGCCCCAGGGTATGGCCGGCCAGGGCGATAACGCCGGCGCGCCGCCCCCACAAATCCACCCCATCGCCTTCGCTTAGCCCCGTCAGCGGCAAACCATTCAGGTGCGGTATGCGCCGCTTATCAATATCATATTGCGGTGCGTAAATGGTGCAATGATATTTTTCTTGCAACGCCACCACACCGCCAACATGGTCATGGTGATGATGCGTGATAAGGATTTTTTCTAAGGTCAATTGCTGTGTGGTTAAAAAATTGATAACCGCGCCGGCCTCCCCCGGGTCGACCACCACCGCGGTGTTTTCTTTGTCATTAATTATAAAATAAATATAATTATCGGCAAGGGCGGGAATTTGTGCCCATCGCAGGCTCATTTTTTTATACCTTTTCTCACCATGATGGCGATGGCCAGCACCATGGTTTCACCATGGTGTCATGACCGATTATTCTTTAACCGGCTTTATACCAACAATTGTCGTTATCGGCAACCGCCGACAATAATGAAAGCCGAAAACAAACAACGAGCTTGGCGCGGAGAACGAACGCCGCTGAAATTACCCTATTTGCCCTGCCACTTAGGTTTGCGTTTTTCGGCGAAGGCGCGAGTCCCCTCCAGCATATCTTCCGAATGGTTGCATTTGTAAACCGTCGGGAATCCGCCGTCACGCGTTTTGTTAAATGATTCTTGGATAGAAAGGGTCAGGGAGTCGCGCACCACTTCCTTAATGGCGTGGAAAACCAACGGCGGGCCGTCGGCCAACATGCGGGCGATTTCGCGGGCGCGCGGTAATAAATTTTCCTTGGCCACCACCTCGTTCACCAGTCCCCAGCGGTGTGCCTCATCGGCCTTCATCCACCGGCCAAGCAATAACATTTCCATCGCAATGTGATAGGGGATGCGGCGCGGCAATTTGATGGTTGCCGCATCGGCAAAAACGCCGACGTTAATTTCGGGCAAGGCAAAGGTCGCATGGTCGGCCGCGATGATAAGGTCGCAAGATATCATCCATTCAAAACCGCCGCCGCAGGCAATGCCATTGATGGCGGCAATTATCGGTTTGTTCATGTTGGGCAATTCTTGCAAACCGGCAAACCCGCCAACGCCATAATCGCTGTCGGGGGCTTCGCCCGCCGCCGCGCCCTTTAAATCCCATCCCGGGCAGAAAAATTTTTCACCACGGGCGGTGATAACCAACACCCGGGCGGCATCGTCGTCGCGAAAATCTTGGAACACCAACCCCATTTGACGGCTCAAATTGGCGGAAATAGCATTGGCCTTGCCGGCATGCAGGGTAAATTCACAAACCCCGTCTTTCAGCTCCACGGTAAAATGTTCGTTGCTCCAATTTTTCATTTGCGCCACCTTTTGCTTTGTTGCTTTGTTTACTGGACTTGTTTCTTAAGCTTCTGCGGTTGCATAATTTAGCCTAGAAATTTGAAGCCTGTCAACAAAAACTGACAAGAAAAAATGCAAAGAAATTTAGACCACCCGGTCCTTGGCGACAATCCTTGCCCGCCTTTATCCGCGAGCTTGCCCACAAGCCTTGCACGCACCCTTGTCAAAGATTTTTGCCCAATTATTGGCACAAGCTTGCGCCTGAGATACCTTGAGCTTAGCCTATCGGCCGGCGGGCATGGTTTATGTTGCCTAACCTATGGTTATTCAGCAACTGGCGTTTCCAATTCCTTCATCTCGCCCTTTAATTCTTTATCACGGGCGTAGGCCAATCCCCGCAGGCGGCGCATTTCGGCACCGGTGCCAGCGGGGATGAGTCGGCCAACGATGACGTTTTCCTTCAACCCCTCCAGCCCATCGACCTTACCCCGAACCGAGGCATCGGTCAGCACGCGAGTCGTTTCTTGGAACGATGCGGCCGAGATGAAACTGCGCGTCAAGAGCGATGCACGGGTAATACCTTGCAACAATATCTTGCCGGCCGCTGGTTTTTGGTTGGCGGCAATCGCCTTGTCATTGATTTCGGCGAAATCAATCCGGTCGCACATGTCGCCTTTTATCAGCAATGTATCGCCCGGGTCGGTGATTTCCAATTTTTGCAACATTTGGCGCATGATAACCTCGATATGTTTATCGTCGATTTTCACCCCTTGGGCGCGGTAAACATCCTTGATTTCTTTTATCATGTAGGTTGCCAATTCTTCCAACCCCATGACTTCCAAAATATCATGCAAGATTTTTGTCCCCTCAACGATAAGGTCGCCTTTGCGCACTTCGTCGCCCTCTTGCACCATGATTTGGCGCGCCTTGCTGATAAGGATTTCGGTCGGCTGATGTTCCTTGTTATGGGGTTCGATGCTAATGCGTTTTTTCGCCTTATAATCTTTGCCAATCCGCACCACGCCATCTTGGTCGGCCAAGATAGCCGCGTCTTTGCTCTTGCGCGCTTCGAACAATTCGGCGACCCGTGGCAAACCACCGGTGATGTCTTTCGATTTCGCCGAATCGCGCAATATCCGCGCCATCACGTCGCCGGCCTTGACTGATTGTCCACTGCTGACCTCCAAAATCGCCTGTGCCGGCAATTCATAATTGGCCGCCGCCCCGGACGGCAGTGTCAGCACATTGCCATCGGCACCACGCAGTGCCAATTGCGGTTTCAATTCTTCTTTGCCGCCACGGATTTTCCACTTGTCGCGGGTCGTAACAATCATGGTGCGACCACCGGCACCGATTTCCTCGGCCGAATCCTTCAAGGTTTGGCCTTCTATCAAATCTTGGAAGACGACCACGCCATCGACCTGGGCAATAATCGGGATGGAGAATGGATCCCATTCGACCAATTTTTCGCCACGTTCGATAACCACGCCGCTTTCGACCAATAATTTCGCGCCGAACGGCACGCGGTAACGCGCCTTTTCGACCTGGTCGTCGTCCTGGATAATCAATTCCATGTTACGGCTCATCACCACGCGGTCGCCGCGCGAGTTGTTGGTGATATTGCTGTTGAGGAAGGAAACCTTGCCCCGCACCGACGCATCGATAGAGCTGTCTTGTTTGCCCTTTTGCGCGATACCGCCGATTTGGAAGGTCCGCATCGTAAGCTGTGTGCCCGGTTCGCCAATCGATTGCGCGGCCATAATACCAACCGCTTCACCGATATTAACCGGCGTGCCGCGCGCCAGGTCGCGACCATAACATTTGACGCAAATCCCCATCTCGGCCTGACACATCAGTGGGCTACGCACCTTGACCTCGTCAAATCCGAACAGCTCAATCTGGTCGGCCATGGCTTCATCGATAATGGTGTTTTTGCCAAAGGCAACCGCCTTGCTTTTCGGGTCGATTAAATCCTCCAACAGGACGCGGCCCAATAATTGTTCAGAGATTCTGACCACCACTTCGCCGCCATCCATGATTGGTTTTTGGCTAATCCCCTTGTCGGTGCCGCAATCATCGATGGTGATAATCACGTCCTGCGCCACGTCGACCAAGCGACGCGTCAAGTAACCGGCGTTGGCGGTTTTCAGGGCGGTATCGGCCAACCCTTTGCGCGCGCCGTGGGTCGAGTTAAAATATTCGAGAACCGAGAGGCCTTCTTTAAAGTTTGAAATAATCGGTGTTTCGATAATTTCGCCTGATGGTTTACTCATCAGCCCGCGCATGCCGGCGAGCTGTTTAATCTGTTCAGACGAACCCCGCGCGCCCGAATCGCTCATCATGAAAACCGAATTCAGGGTTTTCTTTTCGGCGATACCTTTTATCATTTCGGCTTGCACTTTTTTGGAACAATCATCCCAGGCATCGACCACTTTGTTATAACGTTCCAGCGGCGTCAACAACCCGTCTTGATATTGCCCTTGGATTTTTTTAACTTCATTGTTGGTATCGGCGATAAGTTTTTGCTTCATCGGCGGCACAATCAAATCATCCTTACCGAACGAAATACCGGCTTTACAGGCCCAGGCAAAACCCAAACCCATCAATTTATCGCAAAAAATAACCGTTTCCTTTTGCCCAACATGACGGAACACAATGTCAATCAGGTTACTGATTTCTTTTTTGGTCATTGTTTTGTTAACAATGTGAAATGGCAATTTTGAATCGCGCGGTAAAATTTCCGACAGCAACATGCGGCCGGCGGTGGTCATGACCTTTTCAACGACGGGCTTGCCATCGGCGGTGTGGGTGTAGAACAACGATTTGATTCGGCTGTTGATGGAAATGGTTTCATGTTCCAACGCCAATTGGATTTCGGAAACCGAAGCAAACAACGGCAGGCGATGCGCCACCAATTCTTTGCTTTCTAACCCTTGCCACAATTTGTCGGCATTGGTCTCGGCAACTTCCTTACCGGCGGACGTACGTAGCTCGATTTCTTGGTGGCTGTAGGCAAGGTCAAAGGTCGCGCGGTCGCGGAACGTAACCACTTGCGATGTTTTGCCGCCGCCCTCGGCGGTGATATAATACAGGCCGAGCACGATGTCTTGCGATGGCACAATAATCGGTTTGCCGTTGGCCGGCGATAAGATATTGTTGGTGCTCATCATCAAGACGCGCGCTTCAAGTTGCGCCTCAATCGACAATGGCACGTGGACGGCCATTTGGTCGCCGTCGAAGTCAGCGTTAAAGGCCGAGCAAACGAGCGGGTGGAGCTGGATGGCCTTGCCCTCGACCAATTGTGGTTCGAAGGCTTGGATACCAAGCCGGTGGAGCGTCGGCGCGCGGTTCAACAGAACCGGATGTTCGCGGATGACTTCCTCCAAAATATCCCAAATTTCGTCTTTTTCTTTTTCAACCAATTTTTTGGCAATTTTGACCGAGATGTCTTTGTGACGTTTGATAAGGCGACCAATTACAAATGGTTTGAACAATTCCAACGCCATTTTTTTCGGCAAGCCGCATTGATGCAATTTCAATTCGGGGCCAACCACAATAACCGAGCGGCCCGAATAATCGACCCGTTTGCCCAGCAAATTTTGGCGGAAGCGGCCTTGCTTACCCTTTAACATATCCGACAAGGATTTTAATGGCCGTTTGTTGTTCGACCCCATGATGACGCGACCCCGACGGCCGTTGTCATAAAGCGCATCGACCGATTCTTGCAACATGCGTTTTTCGTTGCGGATGATAATATCCGGCGCGCGCAGGTCCATCAATTTTTTTAACCGCGTGTTGCGGTTGATAACCCGACGATACAAATCGTTAAGGTCGGAGGAGGCAAAACGCCCACCATCGAGCGGCACCAA
The window above is part of the Hydrotalea sp. genome. Proteins encoded here:
- a CDS encoding FAD-binding oxidoreductase, whose protein sequence is MAENLIKELQTILGAGNVLGGAADAATPYLTDSYGRRGAATAVVFPRDVASLKSLVVYANQQKYQLVPMGGNTGRSQGALVDSPDDVSNNFGAAHRAVIVVCMKHFNKIMVDEKNNSLMAESGVVLDNIHQAAGKIGRVFPVALGSAGSCQIGGVLSTNAGGYNVFRYGMARQHLLGLSVMLANGAVLSQMTATRKDNSGYDLKQLFLAAEGTLGFILAANLALVPRAPRRVVGLLPCRDVAGAVDVYHRYQHIFGPLLTGFELIPDVGRALLVARGKKIPSFFADKKNQAPFYLLFEIDNFFDHNNDAIITDMLARDMAADNIIAIAHNENEARALWAVREEIVWSLNATTANENNAGNKKPPPVARHDIALPLSGWAGGGAAAINDAVEKIVAGAIPFVFGHVGDGNLHYHFLCPKNMAAADWVKSIPAIHDAVYDAVVGMGGSFSAEHGIGREKVAAWRRYQSPLVQGISRDIKNLLDPNNIMNPGVIFDGGE
- the gloB gene encoding hydroxyacylglutathione hydrolase, yielding MSLRWAQIPALADNYIYFIINDKENTAVVVDPGEAGAVINFLTTQQLTLEKILITHHHHDHVGGVVALQEKYHCTIYAPQYDIDKRRIPHLNGLPLTGLSEGDGVDLWGRRAGVIALAGHTLGHVGFYVAEEAWLFCGDVIFSLGCGFLFEGDFATAHESLQKINALPPATLLFMAHEYSAANIAFAKWFWGDAASPMLATRIDDIKKLRRAKKPTVPTRLSIEQATNPFLQMNNVADFKTLRETKNNFNAT
- the rpoC gene encoding DNA-directed RNA polymerase subunit beta' yields the protein MEKNDNLTPTVANPMIQNPTLRLFDKVRINIASPEQIMSWSYGEVKKPETINYRTFKPERDGLFCAKIFGPVKDYECLCGKYKRLKHKNLICEKCGVEVTQSKVRRERMGHIELATPVAHIWFLKSLPSRIAMVADLTLKEIESILYLEKYVVIEPGTTDLTLYQTLNEDEYANARDQYGEEFHAMIGAEAVKHMLAQVDIDQEITKMRAEMAEGASETKRKKLVRRLGLMESLKEAGIKPEWMIMNVIPVIPPDLRPLVPLDGGRFASSDLNDLYRRVINRNTRLKKLMDLRAPDIIIRNEKRMLQESVDALYDNGRRGRVIMGSNNKRPLKSLSDMLKGKQGRFRQNLLGKRVDYSGRSVIVVGPELKLHQCGLPKKMALELFKPFVIGRLIKRHKDISVKIAKKLVEKEKDEIWDILEEVIREHPVLLNRAPTLHRLGIQAFEPQLVEGKAIQLHPLVCSAFNADFDGDQMAVHVPLSIEAQLEARVLMMSTNNILSPANGKPIIVPSQDIVLGLYYITAEGGGKTSQVVTFRDRATFDLAYSHQEIELRTSAGKEVAETNADKLWQGLESKELVAHRLPLFASVSEIQLALEHETISINSRIKSLFYTHTADGKPVVEKVMTTAGRMLLSEILPRDSKLPFHIVNKTMTKKEISNLIDIVFRHVGQKETVIFCDKLMGLGFAWACKAGISFGKDDLIVPPMKQKLIADTNNEVKKIQGQYQDGLLTPLERYNKVVDAWDDCSKKVQAEMIKGIAEKKTLNSVFMMSDSGARGSSEQIKQLAGMRGLMSKPSGEIIETPIISNFKEGLSVLEYFNSTHGARKGLADTALKTANAGYLTRRLVDVAQDVIITIDDCGTDKGISQKPIMDGGEVVVRISEQLLGRVLLEDLIDPKSKAVAFGKNTIIDEAMADQIELFGFDEVKVRSPLMCQAEMGICVKCYGRDLARGTPVNIGEAVGIMAAQSIGEPGTQLTMRTFQIGGIAQKGKQDSSIDASVRGKVSFLNSNITNNSRGDRVVMSRNMELIIQDDDQVEKARYRVPFGAKLLVESGVVIERGEKLVEWDPFSIPIIAQVDGVVVFQDLIEGQTLKDSAEEIGAGGRTMIVTTRDKWKIRGGKEELKPQLALRGADGNVLTLPSGAAANYELPAQAILEVSSGQSVKAGDVMARILRDSAKSKDITGGLPRVAELFEARKSKDAAILADQDGVVRIGKDYKAKKRISIEPHNKEHQPTEILISKARQIMVQEGDEVRKGDLIVEGTKILHDILEVMGLEELATYMIKEIKDVYRAQGVKIDDKHIEVIMRQMLQKLEITDPGDTLLIKGDMCDRIDFAEINDKAIAANQKPAAGKILLQGITRASLLTRSFISAASFQETTRVLTDASVRGKVDGLEGLKENVIVGRLIPAGTGAEMRRLRGLAYARDKELKGEMKELETPVAE
- a CDS encoding carnitinyl-CoA dehydratase; this encodes MKNWSNEHFTVELKDGVCEFTLHAGKANAISANLSRQMGLVFQDFRDDDAARVLVITARGEKFFCPGWDLKGAAAGEAPDSDYGVGGFAGLQELPNMNKPIIAAINGIACGGGFEWMISCDLIIAADHATFALPEINVGVFADAATIKLPRRIPYHIAMEMLLLGRWMKADEAHRWGLVNEVVAKENLLPRAREIARMLADGPPLVFHAIKEVVRDSLTLSIQESFNKTRDGGFPTVYKCNHSEDMLEGTRAFAEKRKPKWQGK